The Echeneis naucrates chromosome 8, fEcheNa1.1, whole genome shotgun sequence genome has a window encoding:
- the fus gene encoding RNA-binding protein FUS isoform X2, protein MFVSRLSLAGFISKQSADSHECMYLLLYNVTFGSTFLEIATVDNSIHNIDAIFLFLFSYPIDYSQTSAQGYGSYGGGGGGGGANQGYGQSGQSYSQQGYGGYNQGSDSSSSSYNQGGYSGYGQAQSGGYGSPPSNQGGGGGYNHSSQSYSSGGYSSSNQPSNMSYNQQSSFSGYGQQQPPSSSAAYDGNSPAPGYNQPPSGGQGGGGYGSSGAQTGGYGGSGSHQPPAQHGGSHYNQPPGYNSPPPQSYSQQTQYGQSGGYGDDSPPMSGGGGGGYSGPDGGYGSQEGRGGRGRGGGFGGRGGSGYDRGFDRGGRGGPRGRGGMGMGERGGFNKFGGPRDPGHGHGGPGFMQDQDNSDNNTIFVQGLGDDYTVESVADFFKQIGIIKVNKKTGLPMINLYTDRETGKLKGEATVSFDDPPSAKAAIDWFDGKDFNGNPIKVSFATRRADFGGRGGMRGGRGRGPMGHGGFGGGRGGGFPGGNGGGGGGGGGGQQRAGDWKCTNPNCGNLNFSWRNECNQCKAPKPEDAGGMPPMERGYGGERRGGFDRGGFRGRGGDRGGFRGGRGGDRGGYGPGKMDARGDRRQERRGRPY, encoded by the exons ATGTTTGTTTCACGCCTCTCTTTGGCAGGGTTCATCAGTAAACAATCTGCTGATTCCCACGAGTGCATGTATTTGTTACTGTACAATGTGACATTTGGATCAACCTTTCTGGAAATAGCAACAGTTGACAATTCAATTCATAATATTGatgccatatttttatttttattttcttatcccATAGATTACTCCCAGACATCTGCCCAGGG TTATGGGTCCtatggtggaggtggaggtggtggtggtgctaaTCAGGGCTATGGCCAGTCTGGCCAGAGCTACAGTCAGCAGGGCTACGGGGGCTACAACCAGGGCTCTGACAGTAGCTCCAGCTCCTACAACCAGGGAGGGTACAGCGGCTATGGTCAGGCCCAGTCAG GCGGTTACGGTTCTCCGCCCTCTAACcaagggggtgggggtggttaTAATCACTCCAGTCAGTCCTACAGCTCTGgaggctacagcagcagcaatcaGCCTTCCAACATGAGCTACAACCAGCAGTCCTCCTTTTCTGGTTACGGCCAGCAGCAGCCTCCTTCATCCTCTGCAGC CTATGACGGTAACTCACCGGCCCCTGGATATAACCAACCACCCAGTGGGGGACAGGGCGGAGGTGGTTATGGGAGCAGTGGAGCACAGACTGGTGGATATGGAGGCAGTGGGAGCCATCAACCGCCAGCCCAACATGGAGGAAGTCACTATAACCAGCCTCCGGGCTACAACTCTCCTCCCCCACAGAGCTACAGTCAGCAGACCCAGTATGGTCAAAgtggag GATACGGGGATGACAGCCCACCGATgagtggaggtggtggtggaggataCAGTGGTCCTGATGGAGGTTATGGAAGCCAGGAGGGCCGCGGCGGTCGAGGTCGTGGCGGCGGATTTGGAGGTCGTGGGGGCAGTGGATATGATCGCGGGTTTGACCGAGGGGGGAGAGGTGGAccgagaggaagaggaggcatgGG aATGGGCGAACGTGGAGGATTCAATAAGTTTGGTG GACCAAGAGACCCAGGACATGGACACGGGGGGCCCGGCTTCA TGCAGGACCAGGATAACTCTGATAATAACACCATCTTTGTCCAAGGCCTGGGAGACGACTACACCGTCGAATCAGTGGCTGATTTCTTCAAACAGATTGGAATCATTAAA gTCAACAAGAAAACAGGCCTCCCCATGATCAACCTGTACACCGACAGAGAGACGGGGAAGCTGAAGGGGGAGGCCACAGTTTCCTTTGATGACCCCCCCTCAGCTAAAGCTGCCATAGACTGGTTTGATG GTAAAGACTTCAATGGAAACCCCATCAAGGTTTCCTTCGCCACCCGCAGAGCCGACTTCGGAGGTCGAGGTGGCATGAGGGGAGGACGTGGACGAG GGCCGATGGGGCACGGAGGATTTGGGGGGGGTCGAGGTGGAGGTTTCCCAGGAGGCAACGgcggtggtggaggaggtggaggaggagggcagcagAGAGCTGGAGACTGGAAGTGTACAAACCC AAACTGTGGCAACCTGAACTTCTCATGGCGTAACGAGTGTAACCAATGCAAAGCTCCTAAACCTGAGGATGCCGGGGGGATGCCCCCCATGGAGAGAG GTTATGGTGGAGAGCGTAGAGGGGGATTTGATCGAGGCGGCTTCAGGGGCCGAGGCGGTGACCGTGGTGGTTTCAGAGGAGGCCGAGGCGGCGACCGAGGAGGATACGGCCCCGGCAAGATGGACGCAAG GGGCGACCGCAGACAGGAGCGACGGGGCCGTCCCTACTGA
- the fus gene encoding RNA-binding protein FUS isoform X1 has product MFVSRLSLAGFISKQSADSHECMYLLLYNVTFGSTFLEIATVDNSIHNIDAIFLFLFSYPIDYSQTSAQGYGSYGGGGGGGGANQGYGQSGQSYSQQGYGGYNQGSDSSSSSYNQGGYSGYGQAQSGGYGSPPSNQGGGGGYNHSSQSYSSGGYSSSNQPSNMSYNQQSSFSGYGQQQPPSSSAAYDGNSPAPGYNQPPSGGQGGGGYGSSGAQTGGYGGSGSHQPPAQHGGSHYNQPPGYNSPPPQSYSQQTQYGQSGGYGDDSPPMSGGGGGGYSGPDGGYGSQEGRGGRGRGGGFGGRGGSGYDRGFDRGGRGGPRGRGGMGMGERGGFNKFGGPRDPGHGHGGPGFMQDQDNSDNNTIFVQGLGDDYTVESVADFFKQIGIIKVNKKTGLPMINLYTDRETGKLKGEATVSFDDPPSAKAAIDWFDGKDFNGNPIKVSFATRRADFGGRGGMRGGRGRGPMGHGGFGGGRGGGFPGGNGGGGGGGGGGQQRAGDWKCTNPNCGNLNFSWRNECNQCKAPKPEDAGGMPPMERGGYGGERRGGFDRGGFRGRGGDRGGFRGGRGGDRGGYGPGKMDARGDRRQERRGRPY; this is encoded by the exons ATGTTTGTTTCACGCCTCTCTTTGGCAGGGTTCATCAGTAAACAATCTGCTGATTCCCACGAGTGCATGTATTTGTTACTGTACAATGTGACATTTGGATCAACCTTTCTGGAAATAGCAACAGTTGACAATTCAATTCATAATATTGatgccatatttttatttttattttcttatcccATAGATTACTCCCAGACATCTGCCCAGGG TTATGGGTCCtatggtggaggtggaggtggtggtggtgctaaTCAGGGCTATGGCCAGTCTGGCCAGAGCTACAGTCAGCAGGGCTACGGGGGCTACAACCAGGGCTCTGACAGTAGCTCCAGCTCCTACAACCAGGGAGGGTACAGCGGCTATGGTCAGGCCCAGTCAG GCGGTTACGGTTCTCCGCCCTCTAACcaagggggtgggggtggttaTAATCACTCCAGTCAGTCCTACAGCTCTGgaggctacagcagcagcaatcaGCCTTCCAACATGAGCTACAACCAGCAGTCCTCCTTTTCTGGTTACGGCCAGCAGCAGCCTCCTTCATCCTCTGCAGC CTATGACGGTAACTCACCGGCCCCTGGATATAACCAACCACCCAGTGGGGGACAGGGCGGAGGTGGTTATGGGAGCAGTGGAGCACAGACTGGTGGATATGGAGGCAGTGGGAGCCATCAACCGCCAGCCCAACATGGAGGAAGTCACTATAACCAGCCTCCGGGCTACAACTCTCCTCCCCCACAGAGCTACAGTCAGCAGACCCAGTATGGTCAAAgtggag GATACGGGGATGACAGCCCACCGATgagtggaggtggtggtggaggataCAGTGGTCCTGATGGAGGTTATGGAAGCCAGGAGGGCCGCGGCGGTCGAGGTCGTGGCGGCGGATTTGGAGGTCGTGGGGGCAGTGGATATGATCGCGGGTTTGACCGAGGGGGGAGAGGTGGAccgagaggaagaggaggcatgGG aATGGGCGAACGTGGAGGATTCAATAAGTTTGGTG GACCAAGAGACCCAGGACATGGACACGGGGGGCCCGGCTTCA TGCAGGACCAGGATAACTCTGATAATAACACCATCTTTGTCCAAGGCCTGGGAGACGACTACACCGTCGAATCAGTGGCTGATTTCTTCAAACAGATTGGAATCATTAAA gTCAACAAGAAAACAGGCCTCCCCATGATCAACCTGTACACCGACAGAGAGACGGGGAAGCTGAAGGGGGAGGCCACAGTTTCCTTTGATGACCCCCCCTCAGCTAAAGCTGCCATAGACTGGTTTGATG GTAAAGACTTCAATGGAAACCCCATCAAGGTTTCCTTCGCCACCCGCAGAGCCGACTTCGGAGGTCGAGGTGGCATGAGGGGAGGACGTGGACGAG GGCCGATGGGGCACGGAGGATTTGGGGGGGGTCGAGGTGGAGGTTTCCCAGGAGGCAACGgcggtggtggaggaggtggaggaggagggcagcagAGAGCTGGAGACTGGAAGTGTACAAACCC AAACTGTGGCAACCTGAACTTCTCATGGCGTAACGAGTGTAACCAATGCAAAGCTCCTAAACCTGAGGATGCCGGGGGGATGCCCCCCATGGAGAGAG GAGGTTATGGTGGAGAGCGTAGAGGGGGATTTGATCGAGGCGGCTTCAGGGGCCGAGGCGGTGACCGTGGTGGTTTCAGAGGAGGCCGAGGCGGCGACCGAGGAGGATACGGCCCCGGCAAGATGGACGCAAG GGGCGACCGCAGACAGGAGCGACGGGGCCGTCCCTACTGA
- the fus gene encoding RNA-binding protein FUS isoform X3 yields MASNDYSQTSAQGYGSYGGGGGGGGANQGYGQSGQSYSQQGYGGYNQGSDSSSSSYNQGGYSGYGQAQSGGYGSPPSNQGGGGGYNHSSQSYSSGGYSSSNQPSNMSYNQQSSFSGYGQQQPPSSSAAYDGNSPAPGYNQPPSGGQGGGGYGSSGAQTGGYGGSGSHQPPAQHGGSHYNQPPGYNSPPPQSYSQQTQYGQSGGYGDDSPPMSGGGGGGYSGPDGGYGSQEGRGGRGRGGGFGGRGGSGYDRGFDRGGRGGPRGRGGMGMGERGGFNKFGGPRDPGHGHGGPGFMQDQDNSDNNTIFVQGLGDDYTVESVADFFKQIGIIKVNKKTGLPMINLYTDRETGKLKGEATVSFDDPPSAKAAIDWFDGKDFNGNPIKVSFATRRADFGGRGGMRGGRGRGPMGHGGFGGGRGGGFPGGNGGGGGGGGGGQQRAGDWKCTNPNCGNLNFSWRNECNQCKAPKPEDAGGMPPMERGGYGGERRGGFDRGGFRGRGGDRGGFRGGRGGDRGGYGPGKMDARGDRRQERRGRPY; encoded by the exons ATTACTCCCAGACATCTGCCCAGGG TTATGGGTCCtatggtggaggtggaggtggtggtggtgctaaTCAGGGCTATGGCCAGTCTGGCCAGAGCTACAGTCAGCAGGGCTACGGGGGCTACAACCAGGGCTCTGACAGTAGCTCCAGCTCCTACAACCAGGGAGGGTACAGCGGCTATGGTCAGGCCCAGTCAG GCGGTTACGGTTCTCCGCCCTCTAACcaagggggtgggggtggttaTAATCACTCCAGTCAGTCCTACAGCTCTGgaggctacagcagcagcaatcaGCCTTCCAACATGAGCTACAACCAGCAGTCCTCCTTTTCTGGTTACGGCCAGCAGCAGCCTCCTTCATCCTCTGCAGC CTATGACGGTAACTCACCGGCCCCTGGATATAACCAACCACCCAGTGGGGGACAGGGCGGAGGTGGTTATGGGAGCAGTGGAGCACAGACTGGTGGATATGGAGGCAGTGGGAGCCATCAACCGCCAGCCCAACATGGAGGAAGTCACTATAACCAGCCTCCGGGCTACAACTCTCCTCCCCCACAGAGCTACAGTCAGCAGACCCAGTATGGTCAAAgtggag GATACGGGGATGACAGCCCACCGATgagtggaggtggtggtggaggataCAGTGGTCCTGATGGAGGTTATGGAAGCCAGGAGGGCCGCGGCGGTCGAGGTCGTGGCGGCGGATTTGGAGGTCGTGGGGGCAGTGGATATGATCGCGGGTTTGACCGAGGGGGGAGAGGTGGAccgagaggaagaggaggcatgGG aATGGGCGAACGTGGAGGATTCAATAAGTTTGGTG GACCAAGAGACCCAGGACATGGACACGGGGGGCCCGGCTTCA TGCAGGACCAGGATAACTCTGATAATAACACCATCTTTGTCCAAGGCCTGGGAGACGACTACACCGTCGAATCAGTGGCTGATTTCTTCAAACAGATTGGAATCATTAAA gTCAACAAGAAAACAGGCCTCCCCATGATCAACCTGTACACCGACAGAGAGACGGGGAAGCTGAAGGGGGAGGCCACAGTTTCCTTTGATGACCCCCCCTCAGCTAAAGCTGCCATAGACTGGTTTGATG GTAAAGACTTCAATGGAAACCCCATCAAGGTTTCCTTCGCCACCCGCAGAGCCGACTTCGGAGGTCGAGGTGGCATGAGGGGAGGACGTGGACGAG GGCCGATGGGGCACGGAGGATTTGGGGGGGGTCGAGGTGGAGGTTTCCCAGGAGGCAACGgcggtggtggaggaggtggaggaggagggcagcagAGAGCTGGAGACTGGAAGTGTACAAACCC AAACTGTGGCAACCTGAACTTCTCATGGCGTAACGAGTGTAACCAATGCAAAGCTCCTAAACCTGAGGATGCCGGGGGGATGCCCCCCATGGAGAGAG GAGGTTATGGTGGAGAGCGTAGAGGGGGATTTGATCGAGGCGGCTTCAGGGGCCGAGGCGGTGACCGTGGTGGTTTCAGAGGAGGCCGAGGCGGCGACCGAGGAGGATACGGCCCCGGCAAGATGGACGCAAG GGGCGACCGCAGACAGGAGCGACGGGGCCGTCCCTACTGA